Within Alcaligenes sp. SDU_A2, the genomic segment CGACGAGATCATGCTGATCACCAATGCCGGCGTGCTGGTGCGTACCCGTGTTTCCGAAATCCGCGAAATGGGTCGCGCCACGCAAGGCGTTACCTTGATCAGCGTGGATGATGGCAGCGAACTGTCCGGCGTGTATCGCGTGGTCGAAACCGACGACGAGGTCGAAGCCAGCCTGGCCGACGAAGGGCGGGCCGCTGATGAGCAGAATCAGGACAGTCCGCCCGCCGCCGGCGAAGCGGACGCAACCGGCAAGGAAGATGTGTGATGCGTGTATGGAATTTTTCGGCAGGCCCGTCGATGCTGCCGCTGGAAGTGTTGGAGCAGGCGGCCGCCGAAATGACCGATTGGCACGGCACCGGCATGTCCATCATGGAAATGAGCCATCGCAGTAAGGACTATATGGGTGTGCGCGACCAGGCCGAGGCCGATTTGCGCACGCTGCTGGCCGTGCCCGATGACTTTGCCGTTCTGTTCGTGCAGGGCGGAGCGCAAGGCCAGAATGGCCTGCTCCCCCTGAATCTGATTCAGCGTAACGGCAGCGGCAAGGCCGACTATGTCTTGTCGGGCAGTTGGTCGGTCAAGTCCTGCGAGGAAGCGCAGCGCTACGGCGATATCCATGTCGCCGGCAGCAGCGGCCAGGCCTGGCAGGATCAGGGCAAAGAATGGGCCCCTTGGACCTGGTTCCCCGAGCCTGCCCAATGGGATGTGCGCCCGGATGCGGCTTACTTGCACGTCTGCACCAACGAAACCATTGGCGGCGTCGAGTTCAACGACATCCCCAAGCTGGATGTGCCCGTCATTGCGGATGTCTCCTCCAACATCCTGTCCTGCCCGATTGATTTCTCGCGTGTGGCCGTAGCCTACGCAGGGGCACAGAAAAATGCCGGCATGTCCGGTATTGCCTTGATGATGATCCGCAAGGACTTGCTCGGTCATGCCATGGACTTGTGCCCGTCGGCGTTCAACTACGCCAATATCGAAAAACAGCAGTCCATGTTCAATACGCCGCCTACCTACTCTATTTATATGGCCGGCCTGATGTTCAAGTGGTTGCAGCGCCAGGGCGGCGTGGCGGCGATGCAAGCGCGCAATGCGGCCAAGTCCGAAGCCTTGTACGGCTATCTGGATTCGTCGGATTTTTACACCAACACGGTGCATCCTGCGTACCGTTCGCGCATGAACGTGCCCTTCCTGCTGCGCGACGAGTCCTTGAACAGTGTGTTTCTGGAGCAGGCCCAGGCTGCGGGCCTGACCTCGCTGAAAGGGCACAAGAGCGTGGGTGGCATGCGTGCGTCCATCTACAACGCCATGCCGCTGGAGGGCGTGCAGGCCTTGATCGACTTTATGAAAGACTTTGAACAACGGAATGGCTAATACCTTATCTGAACGCCTGCTGCCCTGGCGCAACCGCATCGACGAGCTGGATCGCCAGATTCTGGAGCTGCTGAACGAGCGTGCCCGCGCGGCGCTGGAAGTCGGCAAGATCAAGCAAGGTTTTAATGCTGACGAGGCCATTCTGAAGCCCGAGCGCGAAGCGCGTATCGTGCGCCGCTTGCAGTCTGAAAATGACGGCCCTTTTACGCCGGCTGCTGTCGAGGCGGTGTGGGGGCAGATCATTTCCGCTTGCCGTGGTTTGGAAAGCGTGTTGCGCGTGGCCTATCTGGGGCCGCAAGGCTCGTTTTCCGAGCAGGCCGCCTACGAACATTTCGGCCATGCCCTGGATGGACTGCAGTGCGACTCCTTTGACGAGGTGTTTCGCAGCGTGGAAGTAGGGCAGGCCGATGTAGGCATGGTGCCGGTGGAAAATTCCACCGAAGGCGCGGTCAACCGCACGTTGGATCTGCTGCTGAATTCGCCGCTGCGCGTGCTGGGCGAGCGCTCGATCCGGGTTCATCACAATCTGTTGACTCAGACCGGGACCATGGATGGCATCACCCGCGTGATGGCGCATCCGCAGGCCCTGGCGCAGTGCCAGAATTGGCTGCAAAAGCACTTCCCGCATTTGTTGCGCGAAGCCGCTTCCAGCAATGCCGAAGCGGCCCGTATCGCGGCGTCCGACCCTTCCGTGGCGGCCATCGCCGGCAATACGGCGATTACGGCCTGGAATCTGGGCGTTGTCGAATCCGGCATTCAGGACGACCCGCACAATCGCACCCGTTTCCTGGCCATCGGCAATATTGAAGCCCTGCCCAGCGGCAACGACAAGACCAGCATCATCCTGGCCGTGCCCAACCGGGCGGGTGCCGTCTACGATATGCTCTCGCCGCTGGCGGTGCATGGCGTGTCCATGACGCGTCTGGAATCCCGTCCGGCCCGTACCGGTCAGTGGGAATATTACTTTTACGTGGACCTGATCGGACACCGCGACGAACCGGCCATGGCGGCTGCCTTGACCGAGCTCAAGAAGCAGGTCGCCTTTTTCAAGATCCTGGGTTCTTACCCCGTTAACGACTTCTGACCATGACAAGCACACGCGCAGCACTGGAGGCGGCCGTCGCCGACCATATTCTGGCCATCGCTCCCTATCAGCCGGGCAAACCCGTCAGCGAAATCGCGCGCACGTTTGGCCTGCAAGAGAGCAGCATCGTCAAGCTGGCTTCCAACGAGAATCCTTTGGGCATGGCCGACTCGGTACGGGCAGCGGTTGCGCGGGCCGTGCAGGAGCTGGGGCGTTATCCCGACCCCAACGGTTTTGACTTGAAGCAGGATTTGTCACGGCGTTATCAGGTGCCGGCAGACTGGATTACGCTGGGTAACGGTTCCAACGATTTGCTGGAGCTGATTTCCCTGGTGCTGCTGGGGCCGGGTGTGTCGTGCGTGTATGCCGAGCATGCCTTTACCGTCTACAAGCTGTGTACGCAAGAGCGCGGTGCGCGCCATATCATGGTGCCGGCCGTGGACTATGGTCACGACCTGGATGCCATGCTGGCGGCCATTTGCGCTGACACGCGTCTGTTGTTCATTGCCAATCCCAACAACCCCACCGGTACCTTTTTGCCTGCCGAGCAGATTGACGCCTTTCTGGCCCAGGTCTGGGAGCGTCACGGTCGACAGCTTACCGTCGTGCTGGACGAGGCCTACAACGAATACCTGGCTCCCGAACTGCGTTTTGACAGCGCCGAGTTGGTGCGCCGCTATCCCAACCTGATTGTGACGCGTACCTTCTCCAAGGCCTATGGTCTGGCGGGACTGCGCATCGGTTACGCGTTGGCCCAGGCCGAACTGACCGATGTCTTGAACCGTGTGCGTCAGCCTTTCAATGTCAATAGCGTGGCACTGGAGGCTGCGCGTGCCGCACTGGCCGACCAGGACTTTCTGCAACGCAGCTACGAACTGAACCAGTCCGGCAAACAGTTCCTGGAACAGTGTTTTGAATCGTTGGGTCTGGATTACGTGCCCAGCCACGGCAACTTCATTCTGGTGCGCGTGGGGGATGCGGCGGCGATCAATCTGGCCTTGCTCAAGCAAGGCGTCATCGTGCGCCCCGTGGCAGGCGATGGCTTGCCCGAACATTTGCGTATCACCATCGGTTTGCCGGAAGAGAACCAGCGCTTTGCGCAGGCTCTGGCCGGTATCTTGCAGGCTTGAGCATGAGCGCATTGCCTGGGTCAGTGACGTCGGAGCCACTGATTCCAGTGCTCGCCGTCGTAGGAGTGGGGCTGATCGGCGGTTCGGTCGCGCTGGCGCTCAAGCGTGCCGGTGCCGTTGGGCGGGTGCTGGGTGTTGGCCGACAGCTCAAGAGTCTGCGTCGCGCCCAGGAGCTGGGCCTGATCGACGATATTGCCACGCTGGAGCAGGCGGCCGCGCAGGCGGATCTGATCATGCTGGCTACCCCCATCGGGGCGATGGGGCCTGTCTTGCGTGCCATGCGTGGGCATTTGCGCGATCAGACATTGATCAGCGACGCGGGCAGCACCAAGGTGGATGTGGTGCAGGTGGCCCGCGAGGCCTTGGGCGAGCGCATCGCTCAGTTCGTGCCTGGGCATCCCATTGCCGGTGCCGAGACGCTGGGGCCGGATGCGGCGCGTGCCGATCTGTACGAGGGGCGTAATGTCATCCTGACGCCTTTGGACGAGAATCCGGCGGCGGCGCGCAAGCGCCTGATTGCGGTCTGGGAGCGTTGCGGCGCACGCGTCATGTTGATGGACCCGCCCACGCACGATCAGGTGTTGGCATCGGTCAGTCATGTCCCTCACTTTTTGTCTTCTGTTTTTATGTGGCAGGTTGCCTCCAGCGCCAATTCAGATCAGCGCTTTGCGCTGGCCGGCACGGGCT encodes:
- the serC gene encoding 3-phosphoserine/phosphohydroxythreonine transaminase: MRVWNFSAGPSMLPLEVLEQAAAEMTDWHGTGMSIMEMSHRSKDYMGVRDQAEADLRTLLAVPDDFAVLFVQGGAQGQNGLLPLNLIQRNGSGKADYVLSGSWSVKSCEEAQRYGDIHVAGSSGQAWQDQGKEWAPWTWFPEPAQWDVRPDAAYLHVCTNETIGGVEFNDIPKLDVPVIADVSSNILSCPIDFSRVAVAYAGAQKNAGMSGIALMMIRKDLLGHAMDLCPSAFNYANIEKQQSMFNTPPTYSIYMAGLMFKWLQRQGGVAAMQARNAAKSEALYGYLDSSDFYTNTVHPAYRSRMNVPFLLRDESLNSVFLEQAQAAGLTSLKGHKSVGGMRASIYNAMPLEGVQALIDFMKDFEQRNG
- the pheA gene encoding prephenate dehydratase, translating into MANTLSERLLPWRNRIDELDRQILELLNERARAALEVGKIKQGFNADEAILKPEREARIVRRLQSENDGPFTPAAVEAVWGQIISACRGLESVLRVAYLGPQGSFSEQAAYEHFGHALDGLQCDSFDEVFRSVEVGQADVGMVPVENSTEGAVNRTLDLLLNSPLRVLGERSIRVHHNLLTQTGTMDGITRVMAHPQALAQCQNWLQKHFPHLLREAASSNAEAARIAASDPSVAAIAGNTAITAWNLGVVESGIQDDPHNRTRFLAIGNIEALPSGNDKTSIILAVPNRAGAVYDMLSPLAVHGVSMTRLESRPARTGQWEYYFYVDLIGHRDEPAMAAALTELKKQVAFFKILGSYPVNDF
- the hisC gene encoding histidinol-phosphate transaminase, which produces MTSTRAALEAAVADHILAIAPYQPGKPVSEIARTFGLQESSIVKLASNENPLGMADSVRAAVARAVQELGRYPDPNGFDLKQDLSRRYQVPADWITLGNGSNDLLELISLVLLGPGVSCVYAEHAFTVYKLCTQERGARHIMVPAVDYGHDLDAMLAAICADTRLLFIANPNNPTGTFLPAEQIDAFLAQVWERHGRQLTVVLDEAYNEYLAPELRFDSAELVRRYPNLIVTRTFSKAYGLAGLRIGYALAQAELTDVLNRVRQPFNVNSVALEAARAALADQDFLQRSYELNQSGKQFLEQCFESLGLDYVPSHGNFILVRVGDAAAINLALLKQGVIVRPVAGDGLPEHLRITIGLPEENQRFAQALAGILQA
- a CDS encoding prephenate dehydrogenase; protein product: MSALPGSVTSEPLIPVLAVVGVGLIGGSVALALKRAGAVGRVLGVGRQLKSLRRAQELGLIDDIATLEQAAAQADLIMLATPIGAMGPVLRAMRGHLRDQTLISDAGSTKVDVVQVAREALGERIAQFVPGHPIAGAETLGPDAARADLYEGRNVILTPLDENPAAARKRLIAVWERCGARVMLMDPPTHDQVLASVSHVPHFLSSVFMWQVASSANSDQRFALAGTGFRDFTRIAAGSAEVWRDIFLSNRSAVLAELKEVRQALDQAEQALEDGDDQALYEFLERAALARRFWASRSGLK